The genomic segment AGCAAGATAATTTAAGACCACCAAAGAAGTGACAAAGGGAATCACATTTTTGTGTGTCCCAGAAGTTGTCCTGCCTCCAGCTCAGCGAATGTCTCTGCAAGTTTAGCACAGGGCAAATGGAGGGCGCACTCAAACTTCAGGGCCCTTTGTTTAACCTTAAGTGCTCCAGGTAGGCTCTTgagaattaaaaaccaaaactcACATTACAAGCATCTTTCAAATTCTATAATTGAACTAGAGATATGGAAATAGATCTAGACAAATTATGGGGGTGAGGGGGTGAAGAAGGGACAGGCAACCGCCGTCCTCTAAGGTTTCACAAAATGGAAGCGGGGAACCCAGAGAGTCACTTTAGCTTCTGAACCGACTTCAGTAAAGGTTGGTCTTCTTCATGATCCGAAGGAACTCCTCCTCATTCACTTCGCCGTCCCCGTCCCGATCAGCTTCGTCGATCATCTCCTGCAGCTCCTCATCGGTGAGGTTTTCCCCCAGCTCGTTGGCCACGCGCTTCAGGTTTTTGAACGAGATCTTCCCGGTCTCATCGTCATCAAAGAGCCTGAAGGCCTTCAGGATTTCTTCTTTGGTGTCCTTCTCGGACATCTTCTGAGTCATCACGGCCAGGAAGTCATTGAAGCTGATCTTCCCCGTGCCTTCCTTGTCCACCTCGGAGATCATCTtcttcatctcttccttcctGGGTTCGAAGCCCAGAGCTCTCATGGCCACCTTCAGCTCCTTCACGTCGATGGTCCCGCTTCCGTCCGCGTCAAAGAGGTCAAACGCTTCCCGAACTTCTTGCTTCTGATCTTCAGTGAGCTCGGGCTTAGGCGCCACCTTTCTCTTTTGGCTGGTGGGGGCGGCGCTGGGCTTcttgaagctggaagccattctcccgcctcggctGTGATCCCAACGGCGCCGCCCCGCGCTCGCGCTCGGGCGCCCCCAGCTGGCGCGGCGCGGGGCCACCCGTAGTTCACCGCCAACCCCTAAGTCCGTTGGGGGTTGGAGCGGGCCTGAGGAGACTCTTCCTACGCCCCCACATCGGCGAGATCCTGTTCACGCGAGAATCCGCAGTTCCCTCGGTATTACCCAGTTTCCACGAGTTGGCGCCTGAGCTGGAAAACAGCTTGTAGCCGCCGTGGTCTTCCGTAATTGACTGGAGCTGGCAGTTCTTTCCAAGATATTTGCTAGCATCCATAAGACcccagttttatagttttataggtttatttagagcctctgtctctctctctcttttgacaggagtgcactggtgccactcggcttactgcagcctccaccttccaggatcaagtgatcctcccacctcagcctccatagtagctgagactacagggcatgccaccacaccctgctaaattaaaaaaatctttttttttgtagagacaaaatctcactatgttgcccaggccagtctgaaactcctgggctcaagggatcttcctgccccagccttccaaagtgctggaattataagcatgagccaccaagcctggcctctccttttgatattaatttaaaaaccctCTTGTTCTGGCTGCAACACACAATGGGGTGATAGAGCCTAAGGATAAATTTAGGATAATCAAGATTGAGTGTGATCACTTGACATTCAAtgtggggaaggagaaggaagagagaatattAAAAGTCACACCATGTGTTCAACTTGACATAAAtgggaaacagagaaaatggaaaaatttatgtataaaatttgTAGAAGTTTGTCTCCTGACATTACactcaacaataataaaatgtttctggAATGTTCTCAAATATGAAATGTAATATCCAAATGTATGATTTACTTTCAGTGTTTCCATTTTACATACTCAGTATAATTACACTTGAATAATGGTCATAATTTCATTCACAAGGCTTTTGATTTGGAGGGAGGAAATTTGAAATACTACATTCTGGTAttctaggtttgttttttttttttctctaacccCCTAGCAGCATATTACTCTCCTTGCTCATCATCCAATCAGAGCTGTGCTGAAACCCACGCTCTGGTAGCCTTCCTTTGGCAGTGGGCACGGGAGATGATGCAGGACATGTTGGGACTCAAAATTGCCTCCTGGGAATAAAGGGGTCCTCCTACAAACcaaagagcaagagaaaaatggaaaagaaagaaaaaaattaccaaataagCCCACCAAGGAATTACCTGTAGaattactttgtatttctttaaatggTTACAGAAAAGAAAGCTGACTTATTTTTTAGCATTCTTTCCCCCAGCAAATCTCAATCTATTAATACCTTTTGTAACCTATGAAGGTTACAAAAGATGGCATTTTGAAGAGTTTGtgttaaaaagttttaatggccgggcgcagtgggtcacacctgtaattccagtaatttgggaggccaaggcgggcagatcacctgaggtcaggagttcaagaccagcctggccaacatggtgaaaccccgtctctacaaaaaaatacgaaaattagccgaaagttgtggcacacaactgtaatcccagctgcttgggagtatgaggcacaggaatcacttgaacccaggaggcggaggttgcagttagcagatatcgtgccactgcactccagcctaggcaacagagtgagattctgtcccaaaacaacaaaacaaaacagtgcttGATACACAGTAAGTAGGTGAATAAATATtcgttgaatgaatgcatgacaATGTTGGTCCTAAAATACCTTCTGAATACAACAAGTGAAAACCCCAAAAGATTAAATGATGCCAGGAGTGTTTtacaaactgttttttaaaattagtggtCAGGAATTTTTTACACGGCACATTTAATTAGCCATATATCACTACCTGCCCCAGCTCGATATGTGACTTAGTTGACAGAGAGCCTGGACACAGGGTTTCTTCTAAAGGCCAAGGAAACTTACATAGGACCTCCCCTCTCCTGCCTTCCAGTGCTTGTTGTGGACAGTGTCAACTCAAGGCCCACTTTGGCAGGCAGATGCTACAGCCGCTGTTCTTCCAACACCGCAAATCCTTGTGACCTGCTTTCTTCCATGACAGAAGCCTGGGATCTTATCCCAAGTCCTTGCCTTAttatctctgtgaccttggaaagTCATTTAAACCACCCAGAGTCATCAAAACACCTGCAAAGTAGGCATCATCATAAAGCTTCCTACTGCATTTTCAGTGGGAGAATGGACACGAAAGCTCCAGGAACAGCGCCCCAGTGGGGCCATACAGATCTGGGTAATTGTTAGTTGAATACGAATTTTTCCCAGACATTGTACATTTCCTTTGGCACCCATCCCTCTGCCCAAACTCAAGCCAAGCTATGATGTGTTGGGAAAAACTGAAGTATAGAAGCTGCCTTATATAGAGCCACATTTGGGCCAAGCTGAACTCAAAGCACAACGGTTGTCATGGTTTCCAGATGTGTGCAATCAACAGTTACAACAAAGGGCCACCAAGAGCTTCCTTCATAGAAACAGTGCCCATAGTCAGAGTCAACTCTTGGTGGGGAGTTACATTTTATGTTCAGAGTCCAAACTCTGACTtaagaagggaagggaaacacATTTAATGTGTGCCTAGCTTTGGGCTTGCTTCTTGTAGTTGTCGTCTTATTTGATCCTTGCCATcactttccattttgcagatgaaaaaaatgaggaCCAGGAGAGGCCTGTAACACATATCTGATGGTACATGGCCAATAAATGGTGGCTCTGGGATTTAAATCCTGGCCTGTTGAAGCTTTGTTCACTACATCATGCTGCCTTCTCCACACGTTGATTCTATATTACCAAAATAAAGAATCACTGCGAAGACAAGATACTGATTTTGTTAGAGTAGGTAGGTAGTCAGGCATGAGTAGGGCAGAGAAGGGCTCCCCTCCCAGCCGGCCAGAAATGTCAGGTGACGATCAGGGGATGGTTTGGCAGTTCTCACACTGCCGCTCTAAAATGATCATTGATCATGGCCACAACAGGGAGAGGCAGTTTCCCAACAGATGAATACACTTGAAATTGGTAGTCGGCAGCTTCCAATTAAGATCTCAGGAACTGGGCCAGTGGGCTTGAGCATGcgcattaagagacaaaatggcagagtatgaCCTTCTAGCGGCGTTccactggaaaagggaagaaagccttcGGTGAGCACGCATACAACTTcttaaacacactgcacatgctcaCCTCCCAATCACAAGCAGGGCACTATGCACGTGGGAGGttcaccctaagggaagaatgaGGGAAAGGGGCACAAAATGCCGGAAGTAGGCCAGCATATAAAATCCTAGGTTCAAGATCAAACGGGGCACTTGACCTCCAAGGTGTCCACTTGGCTCTCTTCCAGGTGTACTTGTGAAGCGGCCTTGTTGTCTGGGATGACACCCAAGGTTCTCGGTCTCACAGCCTTGGAGGTAAAGGATGCGGAAACACACAAAGGGTGGGGTTTAGAGCAGAATTTTAgtaggtgaaagaaagagaatagctctCTGCCCCAGAGAGGGGTCCCGAAAAAATGAGTTGCCTATCCGTGGTTAAATGCAGGGGGTGTTATAGATGAGCTAGTGGGGAGGCGGTGTCGGATCTACATAGGGCGTGAAAAACTGGTTAGGACCGTGTGTGCCATTGGCATAGGGCACGAATCTctggcagcccccaccccaaGCTTTTATTATACAGGTGAGTAGCTACTCCatgttgcttatttttcttttttcttttttttttttttgagaaggagtctcactctgtcacccaggttggagtgcagtggtgagatcttggctcactgcaacctccgcctcccaggttcaagcgattctcctgcttcagccccctaagtagctgggattacaggcaggtgccaccacacacggctaatttttgtgtttttagtggagacggggtttcaccttgttggtcaggctggtttcgaactcctgaccttgtgatccacctgccttgccctcccaaagtgctgggattacaggcgtgagccgccgcgcccggccacttaTTTCTTTCTTACTGTGCATGTGCTAAAAACAGAGGGGAGGTGGAGCCCCCGTGGTGGACATTCCTGGCCCCAGGCACCTCTTTCTAACTGTGCAGCTGCTGGCATCCCCTCGTGCAAGTTTCcagcttccttctctgtgtttGCAGCCCGATCtcccaggctgctctttgttGGAAAAGAAGTGATTTCTTGGGCTGTTCTTTGTTAGAAGCCATTCTGCCGAGGACTCTTTTGCCCTCATTATctgcttaaaataatttctgtctcCTGTATCACTTGCCTTATGTTCCTGCTCTCAGGCGTACATAAACTTCCAcccctgctctgaaacttgcctcagtctctttttctgcctatGACCCtgagttgaattctttcttctgaggacgTAAGAAtagaggttgctgcagacctatACAGATTCTCTGACGATAACTTGGATATTCGCTACCAGTGATACATTTTGGTGCCATGTGACTCGGATACCTTCTGCCGATAACAATTTTCTTCCCTACACATAACAATAATTAAGCATCTTGCCTAGAAGGATTGAACAGGAATTTGTAGGATCTAAGACAGGCTCCCATTCTGGGGCAAGTCACTGAACCTGCAATATGCTTAGTATTTACATCTGTTCTTCTTCCATTCCACTTCACCCCATTCCCTGCTTTCAACTCTGTGTATAAGCTGGGGAAAGCAATCTGGGCAAAATGCCTTTGCTTGGCATTAGTGAACGTCTGTACAAGGCATGTGAAAATCAGCtttattactttaaaagtaatttttaagttCTAGTGAGACTGACATAAAGTAAACAAGACATACTAGAAAATCAGTGGAGATGAGTGGGTTTCtgtttggttttgggtttttgggGGGCCTTCAATTTGTTTGTTGTACCACAATGTCCTAAGTATTATGCAAAATTGGTGGTTGATTCTctgagaaggggagaggagatgGTTATTTAAGTCCGGTCATGGAGACTTAACAGCTGGAAGTGGGGAGAAAAGAAGCACTGGAATTGCACAACAGGGTCTGGAGTCAGTTGAGACCAAGAGAAAGGACCTACCAGCTTGCTTATGCTgattatttggttttccatttgacTTGCATGGCATGAAAAAGGTGAGGCTCAGGAGCCTTTTAAACTTTAAGTTGC from the Papio anubis isolate 15944 chromosome 19, Panubis1.0, whole genome shotgun sequence genome contains:
- the CETN1 gene encoding centrin-1; its protein translation is MASSFKKPSAAPTSQKRKVAPKPELTEDQKQEVREAFDLFDADGSGTIDVKELKVAMRALGFEPRKEEMKKMISEVDKEGTGKISFNDFLAVMTQKMSEKDTKEEILKAFRLFDDDETGKISFKNLKRVANELGENLTDEELQEMIDEADRDGDGEVNEEEFLRIMKKTNLY